The genomic window CGTCGTCGGTTCCAGCTTGATCACGGTCCTCACCCTGGCACGAGCGGAAAAACCCGAGCTCATCAGGATCCGGGCTTCGGCTCCTGGTACAGCCCCAGGACATTGCCGCCCGGATCGCGGAACCTCGCCGTGACCTCGGGCGCGTCGGCGCCGATCGGCTGGACGATTTCCCCTCCCTGAGCGGCAATCGCCGCGACCGTCGCCTCCACGCTGTCGACCATGATGTAGATCAGCAGTCCGGGATTTCCCGAGGCCGGACGGCCGCGCACCCAGGCGCCGCTGACCTGGCCGGTGGCGTCGTCGAACGCGGTCGCTCCGTCCCCCCGCTTGCGGATGCTCCAGCCAAAGACCCGGGCGTAGAAATCGGCGGATCGCTGGACATCCGTGGATGGGATCTCGACGTAGCAGATCTTCCCGTGGGTCGGCGTCGGCGGCACTACGGCACCTCCAGCATGAATCCTGCTCCGCGAAGCGCGGGGTTTCCGCGCTCAGCGCTCTCGACGGTAGACGGTTTTCGACCGGCTGCGCGATTTCGTATCTTCGGTCGTGCCGATCAGGGTGAGGGTGGAGCGATCTTGCGAGAGCTCCCAGCGATCGGTGCCACGCATCACCTCCGCGTCCCCGCGCGTCAGACGCCACTGGGTGATCAGGGCCCTTCCCTCCCACCGGCTCTTGGAAGCGTGCGCCAGATCGCCGCCGGCGCGCGGGTTCATGGTCGTTTCTCCGCCGGTCGACACCTTCGTGGTGGAAATCGGCGTTCCCTCCTTGTCCAGCAGCTCGAACACCAGGAACTCCCCCTTGCCCGAGATGATCAGGCGCCCAGGCTCCGGAGTGACGGCGGGCGGCGGCGCCGCGGGATCGGGATTCTTGAGCTCCTTGCGGCTTTCGTAAGCGGCCGGATCCGGGATCCACCGGCCGGAAAGATCCACCGTCGGGCTCTC from Candidatus Polarisedimenticolia bacterium includes these protein-coding regions:
- a CDS encoding VOC family protein; its protein translation is MPPTPTHGKICYVEIPSTDVQRSADFYARVFGWSIRKRGDGATAFDDATGQVSGAWVRGRPASGNPGLLIYIMVDSVEATVAAIAAQGGEIVQPIGADAPEVTARFRDPGGNVLGLYQEPKPGS